A region of Dioscorea cayenensis subsp. rotundata cultivar TDr96_F1 chromosome 5, TDr96_F1_v2_PseudoChromosome.rev07_lg8_w22 25.fasta, whole genome shotgun sequence DNA encodes the following proteins:
- the LOC120260706 gene encoding LOB domain-containing protein 25-like, translated as MASSSSSNSPCAACKFLRRKCIPGCIFAPYFPPEEPQKFANVHKIFGASNVTKLLNEVLPHQREDAVNSLAYEAEARMKDPVYGCVGAISVLQRQVQRLQKELDAANADLLRYACGEIPTAMPVAAIATGMTASRVNNNGGGNGGGALYYTSGPPLSYSPNLWSTTGNNNHNNNSGNTSAGDHMDHQRKGRETRM; from the coding sequence ATGGCAtcctcaagctcttccaactccCCCTGCGCTGCTTGCAAGTTCCTGAGAAGGAAGTGCATACCAGGTTGCATTTTTGCTCCATACTTCCCACCGGAAGAGCCACAGAAGTTTGCAAACGTGCACAAAATCTTCGGAGCAAGCAATGTGACCAAGTTACTGAATGAAGTGCTTCCTCACCAAAGAGAAGATGCAGTGAACTCACTTGCATATGAAGCTGAAGCACGCATGAAAGATCCTGTTTATGGGTGTGTTGGAGCCATTTCAGTGTTGCAGAGGCAAGTCCAGAGGTTGCAGAAGGAGCTTGATGCTGCCAATGCTGACCTCCTTCGTTATGCTTGTGGTGAGATCCCTACTGCTATGCCAGTTGCTGCAATAGCTACTGGTATGACTGCATCTAGAGTTAACAACAATGGGGGAGGAAATGGAGGAGGAGCTCTTTACTATACTTCTGGACCACCTCTTTCTTATTCTCCAAATCTATGGAGTACTACTGGGAACaataaccataataataatagtggAAATACTAGTGCAGGAGATCATATGGATCATCAAAGGAAGGGAAGGGAGACCAGAATGTGA